Proteins encoded together in one Oryzias latipes chromosome 11, ASM223467v1 window:
- the LOC105355127 gene encoding spore wall protein 1-like, whose translation MKPIALELQLLLTLLGCRMCWMQVANSSTTAYNNTTACTTNNTSTDQNTTSAVSCNWSTNSTNNYTSNMTNTSGGGGTSSGGSAGSGGGTSGGGTGSGGTSSGSGSTSGGGGTSGSGSTSSGGGGTSNGGPNSGGTSSHRSTSNEILSKSLFLSCILLKVI comes from the exons ATGAAGCCCATCGCcttggagctgcagctgctgcttacTCTGCTGGGATGTAGGATGTGCTGGATGCAG GTGGCGAACAGCAGTACGACTGCTTACAACAATACAACTGCCTGCACCACCAATAACACATCCACAGACCAAAACACCACCAGTGCTGTCAGCTGTAATTGGAGTACCAACAGCACCAACAATTACACCAGCAATATGACAAACACCAGTGGAGGTGGAGGTACCAGCAGTGGTGGAAGCGCTGGAAGTGGAGGTGGTACAAGTGGTGGAGGTACCGGCAGCGGTGGtaccagcagcggcagcggtAGTACCAGCGGTGGCGGTGGTACCAGCGGCAGTGGTAGTACCAGCAGTGGCGGTGGCGGTACCAGTAATGGAGGTCCCAACAGCGGAGGTACCAGCAGCCACAGAAGTACCAGCAATGAAATCCTGTCCAAAAGTCTTTTTCTCAGCTGTATTCTTCTTAAGGTCATTTAA